Proteins encoded in a region of the Flavobacterium sp. MDT1-60 genome:
- a CDS encoding bifunctional precorrin-2 dehydrogenase/sirohydrochlorin ferrochelatase encodes MEQNELYPIFLKLHNLNVLIVGGGNVGLEKLSFLLKSSPNANVEVVAPDFHLEIKVLAENHPSIKLTESKFKKKMLKKRHMVIACTDDLKVNKKVYDLSRKRYLICNIADTPDLCDYYLGGIVTKGNVKIAISTNGKSPTTAKRLREFFEEVIPEDINTMVENLNEYRKTLKGNFEEKVKRMNEITDSLKNKE; translated from the coding sequence ATGGAACAGAATGAATTATATCCAATATTCTTAAAACTTCATAATTTGAATGTTTTAATTGTGGGTGGAGGAAATGTCGGATTAGAAAAGCTTTCTTTTTTGCTGAAGTCAAGTCCAAATGCCAATGTTGAGGTTGTAGCGCCCGACTTTCATTTAGAAATTAAAGTTTTAGCCGAAAATCATCCTTCAATTAAATTGACGGAATCGAAGTTCAAAAAGAAAATGCTCAAAAAACGCCATATGGTAATCGCTTGTACCGATGATTTAAAAGTCAACAAAAAAGTATACGATTTGTCCCGAAAGCGTTATTTGATTTGCAATATTGCCGATACACCAGATTTATGTGATTATTATCTAGGCGGAATCGTAACAAAAGGAAATGTAAAAATCGCCATTTCGACCAACGGAAAATCGCCGACAACTGCTAAAAGATTGCGGGAATTTTTCGAAGAGGTAATCCCGGAGGATATTAATACGATGGTCGAAAACCTGAATGAATACAGGAAAACCTTAAAAGGTAATTTTGAAGAAAAGGTTAAAAGAATGAACGAGATAACCGATTCATTGAAAAATAAAGAGTAG
- the cobA gene encoding uroporphyrinogen-III C-methyltransferase, with protein sequence MLNTIKPKVTLVGAGPGDPDLLTLKGAKALAEANVVLYDALANEEILAYAPKNAIKIFVGKKIGNHAYTQDQINQLIVDNALTYGSVVRLKGGDPFIFGRGSEEIEFIESFGIETLVVPGISSVVAVPASLGISITKRGVSESFWAITGTTSDRKLSEDVALAAQSSATVVILMGMHKLPQIIHLFQKEDKGDLPVAIIQNGTTLEEKTGVGTVNSILEIVKEKQLSSPAIIVLGEVVRESNKLKGFYEEFLSKEIIR encoded by the coding sequence GGCGCAAAAGCATTGGCTGAAGCGAATGTGGTTTTGTACGATGCATTGGCCAATGAAGAAATACTAGCATACGCTCCTAAAAATGCTATCAAAATTTTTGTTGGAAAAAAGATAGGAAATCATGCTTATACACAAGATCAGATCAATCAATTAATTGTTGATAACGCTTTGACTTACGGAAGTGTGGTTCGATTAAAAGGCGGAGATCCGTTTATTTTTGGACGTGGAAGCGAAGAAATAGAATTTATTGAAAGTTTCGGAATTGAGACCCTTGTCGTTCCTGGAATTTCTTCAGTAGTAGCGGTTCCGGCAAGTTTGGGAATTTCAATTACAAAAAGAGGCGTTTCAGAAAGTTTCTGGGCGATCACAGGTACAACTTCTGACAGAAAATTATCTGAAGATGTAGCTTTGGCCGCACAGTCATCAGCAACAGTAGTTATTTTGATGGGAATGCACAAATTGCCTCAAATTATCCATTTGTTTCAAAAAGAAGACAAAGGAGATTTGCCCGTAGCGATCATTCAAAACGGAACAACTTTAGAAGAAAAAACAGGAGTTGGAACAGTAAATTCGATTCTGGAAATTGTAAAAGAGAAGCAACTGAGTTCGCCGGCAATCATTGTTCTGGGAGAAGTTGTCAGAGAAAGCAATAAATTAAAAGGCTTTTACGAAGAATTTTTATCAAAAGAAATTATCAGATAA